Proteins from a genomic interval of Neodiprion lecontei isolate iyNeoLeco1 chromosome 2, iyNeoLeco1.1, whole genome shotgun sequence:
- the LOC107223696 gene encoding uncharacterized protein LOC107223696 isoform X1, whose protein sequence is MGFCCFCKKIEKIHSSVHFFKFPKQNYKEWVKNMGREDWVPKKYDTLCSDHFTIDCFDYGEYRVRLRKGVVPTIFGHIDNGKNHHKEAVIFPREITNCRNKNLDLKSDTRKLMPMICSETSQTPSFTFPGSHDCEQRNGTGILFIDVNNTEDSHGEDKILPSSSIEVVTPRATSAIQVTPTTRERGRRLVQHDHHYVDTPETLKKKLNAARLRISKFQSERKCLAQQVKRSKVVIKSMKSVILALQEKKMVSETGLYSLQGRESKPAQLFIRMIENKQKRHHVKKSTHLSSRTSL, encoded by the exons ATGGggttttgttgtttttgtaagaaaatagagaaaatacATTCGTCGGTGCATTTTTTCAA GTTTCCTAAGCAAAATTACAAGGAATGGGTGAAAAATATGGGTCGGGAAGATTGGGTACCAAAGAAGTATGATACCTTGTGCTCGGATCACTTTACCATCGATTGTTTTGATTATGGAGAATATCGGGTTCGATTAAGAAAAGGAGTTGTACCAACAATTTTTGGACACATTGATAATGGAAAAA ACCATCATAAGGAAGCAGTTATTTTCCCTCGAGAAATAACCAACTGCAGAAACAAAAACTTGGATTTAAAATCTGACACCAGGAAATTGATGCCAATGATATGTTCCGAGACATCACAGACTCCTTCGTTCACATTCCCTGGTTCTCATGATTGTGAGCAACGCAATG GTACTGGAATACTTTTTATAGATGTGAATAATACAGAAGATTCGCATGGTGAGGATAAAATACTGCCATCTTCGTCGATTGAAGTGGTAACACCGCGTGCTACATCCGCGATACAGGTTACACCAACGACTCGAGAACGTGGGAGACGGTTGGTTCAGCATGATCATCATTACGTTGACACGCCTGAgacattgaagaaaaaactaaaTGCTGCTCGTTTACGTATATCAAAGTTCCAGTCTGAAAGAAAGTGTTTGGCACAGCAGGTGAAAAGGTCAAAAGTAGTCATCAAATCAATGAAGTCTGTAATTTTAGCGTTgcaggaaaagaaaatggtcTCCGAAACAGGTTTGTACAGTCTGCAAGGCAGGGAATCGAAACCAGCTCAATTGTTCATTCGTATGATtgagaataaacaaaaacgaCATCATGTCAAGAAAAGTACCCACTTGAGCTCCAGAACTTCACTTTAA
- the LOC107223696 gene encoding uncharacterized protein LOC107223696 isoform X3, producing MGREDWVPKKYDTLCSDHFTIDCFDYGEYRVRLRKGVVPTIFGHIDNGKNHHKEAVIFPREITNCRNKNLDLKSDTRKLMPMICSETSQTPSFTFPGSHDCEQRNGTGILFIDVNNTEDSHGEDKILPSSSIEVVTPRATSAIQVTPTTRERGRRLVQHDHHYVDTPETLKKKLNAARLRISKFQSERKCLAQQVKRSKVVIKSMKSVILALQEKKMVSETGLYSLQGRESKPAQLFIRMIENKQKRHHVKKSTHLSSRTSL from the exons ATGGGTCGGGAAGATTGGGTACCAAAGAAGTATGATACCTTGTGCTCGGATCACTTTACCATCGATTGTTTTGATTATGGAGAATATCGGGTTCGATTAAGAAAAGGAGTTGTACCAACAATTTTTGGACACATTGATAATGGAAAAA ACCATCATAAGGAAGCAGTTATTTTCCCTCGAGAAATAACCAACTGCAGAAACAAAAACTTGGATTTAAAATCTGACACCAGGAAATTGATGCCAATGATATGTTCCGAGACATCACAGACTCCTTCGTTCACATTCCCTGGTTCTCATGATTGTGAGCAACGCAATG GTACTGGAATACTTTTTATAGATGTGAATAATACAGAAGATTCGCATGGTGAGGATAAAATACTGCCATCTTCGTCGATTGAAGTGGTAACACCGCGTGCTACATCCGCGATACAGGTTACACCAACGACTCGAGAACGTGGGAGACGGTTGGTTCAGCATGATCATCATTACGTTGACACGCCTGAgacattgaagaaaaaactaaaTGCTGCTCGTTTACGTATATCAAAGTTCCAGTCTGAAAGAAAGTGTTTGGCACAGCAGGTGAAAAGGTCAAAAGTAGTCATCAAATCAATGAAGTCTGTAATTTTAGCGTTgcaggaaaagaaaatggtcTCCGAAACAGGTTTGTACAGTCTGCAAGGCAGGGAATCGAAACCAGCTCAATTGTTCATTCGTATGATtgagaataaacaaaaacgaCATCATGTCAAGAAAAGTACCCACTTGAGCTCCAGAACTTCACTTTAA
- the LOC107223706 gene encoding sodium/potassium-transporting ATPase subunit beta-1-interacting protein isoform X3 has product MGICSRRHFLLTICILQLITTIERQVFDSLGFMWAPILVNFFNIIFVILGFFGAFQYRPKYIIVYCVWNILWLGWNIFLICFYLSVGILDKDSDVLNLGTGSFSWWQANGPGCKATYNVTEQEESSRPPKPANVTDCILDYQVIEVFHAGTQCLLALMAIVGGICLSRVFLEEDDSFDFVGGGDFGLAGHTPLHPMYVSYSALPPPPYNNSNTKSLNTNKSGWSGTAGSSQRSLNRSDNHRHAKNSDMMVFNTSTARSRNASSRNNTARSNKSNLSVVRNVVDRDNSARHNVEYPIDYSNPLDYLQRSVSPCDEYDSLDGAAKGRYQKSKHYYPHSSKYSPVVSAKMRPARTAANKQHRNSYKPRIFTDHVREQPLRSFYSDPRLAVNVNDTTDTQNRAKGSKRESRPLSLYGNNF; this is encoded by the exons ATGGGAATTTGTAGCAGAAGGCACTTTCTACTGACAATATGCATCCTTCAGCTT ATCACAACAATAGAGCGTCAGGTGTTCGACTCCCTTGGTTTCATGTGGGCGCCGATActggtcaattttttcaacattatatTCGTTATTCTCGGATTTTTTGGAGCGTTTCAGTATCGGCCTAAATACATTATAGTG TATTGTGTATGGAACATACTCTGGCTTGGGTGGAacatatttttgatatgtttTTATCTCAGTGTTGGAATTTTGGACAAG GACAGCGATGTCCTGAATCTGGGCACTGGTAGCTTTTCCTGGTGGCAAGCTAATGGACCGGGATGCAAGGCTACATACAATGTAACGGAACAAGAAGAATCATCCAGACCACCAAAACCCGCCAATGTTACTGACTGTATCTTGGATTATCAAGTAATCGAAGTTTTTCATGCTGGAACGCAATGTCTTTTGGCG CTGATGGCGATAGTCGGTGGAATTTGCTTGAGTCGGGTTTTTCTTGAGGAAGATGATAGCT TTGACTTTGTCGGAGGCGGTGACTTTGGGTTGGCTGGCCACACGCCGTTACATCCCATGTACGTCAGCTATTCGGCTCTTCCGCCGCCACCCTATAATAATTCTAACACGAAAAGTTTGAACACTAATAAAAGCGGCTGGTCAGGTACCGCGGGAAGTTCGCAGCGATCTTTAAACCGCTCAGACAATCATCGTCACGCTAAGAACAGCGATATGATGGTGTTTAACACGTCGACTGCGCGAAGTAGAAACGCATCATCTAGAAATAACACTGCCAGAAGTAACAAGAGTAATTTATCAGTCGTAAGAAACGTTGTCGACAGAGATAACTCAGCCAGACATAACGTAGAGTATCCCATTGATTATTCAAATCCCCTAGATTATTTGCAGAGGTCTGTTTCACCCTGTGACGAGTATGATTCTTTAGACGGCGCTGCCAAGGGTAGATATCAAAAAAGCAAACATTATTATCCGCATTCATCAAAATACAGCCCGGTCGTATCAGCTAAAATGAGGCCTGCTCGCACCGCAGCTAATAAACAGCACAGAAATTCTTACAAGCCTCGGATTTTTACCGACCACGTTCGCGAGCAGCCTCTAAGATCGTTTTATTCTGACCCTAGGCTAGCCGTTAACGTAAACGACACGACTGACACTCAGAACAGAGCAAAGGGTTCCAAGAGAGAGAGTAGACCGTTATCGTTGTATGGGAATAATTTTTAG
- the LOC107223706 gene encoding sodium/potassium-transporting ATPase subunit beta-1-interacting protein isoform X5 — MGICSRRHFLLTICILQLITTIERQVFDSLGFMWAPILVNFFNIIFVILGFFGAFQYRPKYIIVYCVWNILWLGWNIFLICFYLSVGILDKDSDVLNLGTGSFSWWQANGPGCKATYNVTEQEESSRPPKPANVTDCILDYQVIEVFHAGTQCLLALMAIVGGICLSRVFLEEDDSFDFIGGFDPPLCSTN; from the exons ATGGGAATTTGTAGCAGAAGGCACTTTCTACTGACAATATGCATCCTTCAGCTT ATCACAACAATAGAGCGTCAGGTGTTCGACTCCCTTGGTTTCATGTGGGCGCCGATActggtcaattttttcaacattatatTCGTTATTCTCGGATTTTTTGGAGCGTTTCAGTATCGGCCTAAATACATTATAGTG TATTGTGTATGGAACATACTCTGGCTTGGGTGGAacatatttttgatatgtttTTATCTCAGTGTTGGAATTTTGGACAAG GACAGCGATGTCCTGAATCTGGGCACTGGTAGCTTTTCCTGGTGGCAAGCTAATGGACCGGGATGCAAGGCTACATACAATGTAACGGAACAAGAAGAATCATCCAGACCACCAAAACCCGCCAATGTTACTGACTGTATCTTGGATTATCAAGTAATCGAAGTTTTTCATGCTGGAACGCAATGTCTTTTGGCG CTGATGGCGATAGTCGGTGGAATTTGCTTGAGTCGGGTTTTTCTTGAGGAAGATGATAGCT TTGATTTCATTGGTGGATTTGACCCACCACTTTG CAGTACAAACTAA
- the LOC107223706 gene encoding uncharacterized protein LOC107223706 isoform X1, with amino-acid sequence MGICSRRHFLLTICILQLITTIERQVFDSLGFMWAPILVNFFNIIFVILGFFGAFQYRPKYIIVYCVWNILWLGWNIFLICFYLSVGILDKDSDVLNLGTGSFSWWQANGPGCKATYNVTEQEESSRPPKPANVTDCILDYQVIEVFHAGTQCLLALMAIVGGICLSRVFLEEDDSSVQTKDKKSKKKKQPRPLYSIEYSQPEPSTNDENISPKPMTPRRVKRRSVISRDGTRRSSRRSSVRQSRRKNPVNRIIDQQENLYANTQPSNLTNQNVNSLSHETLNYDRISNTWDRDRTRNPKWQPEAVNMAISVPTLWNQDSNCSNANPTNETTNQNWDVNATSTRNLTDNWRSTEASMQWQGQSNPTFQQTSTQSLNGEDLDDVYSNRPASARSSYSNYHGVRATPQVPSRTDIVRQSQRQFVLSGPPAYQDTVI; translated from the exons ATGGGAATTTGTAGCAGAAGGCACTTTCTACTGACAATATGCATCCTTCAGCTT ATCACAACAATAGAGCGTCAGGTGTTCGACTCCCTTGGTTTCATGTGGGCGCCGATActggtcaattttttcaacattatatTCGTTATTCTCGGATTTTTTGGAGCGTTTCAGTATCGGCCTAAATACATTATAGTG TATTGTGTATGGAACATACTCTGGCTTGGGTGGAacatatttttgatatgtttTTATCTCAGTGTTGGAATTTTGGACAAG GACAGCGATGTCCTGAATCTGGGCACTGGTAGCTTTTCCTGGTGGCAAGCTAATGGACCGGGATGCAAGGCTACATACAATGTAACGGAACAAGAAGAATCATCCAGACCACCAAAACCCGCCAATGTTACTGACTGTATCTTGGATTATCAAGTAATCGAAGTTTTTCATGCTGGAACGCAATGTCTTTTGGCG CTGATGGCGATAGTCGGTGGAATTTGCTTGAGTCGGGTTTTTCTTGAGGAAGATGATAGCT CAGTACAAACTAAAGATAAGaagagtaaaaagaaaaagcagcCAAGGCCGTTGTACAGCATCGAGTATTCTCAACCGGAGCCATCGACAAACGACGAGAACATATCTCCAAAGCCGATGACACCCAGGAGAGTAAAACGTCGCTCTGTGATATCGAGGGACGGAACGCGGAGGTCGAGTCGAAGGAGTTCTGTGCGTCAATCGCGGCGCAAGAATCCGGTCAACAGAATAATAGATCAGCAAGAAAATCTCTACGCCAATACGCAGCCGAGTAATTTGACAAACCAAAACGTGAACTCACTGTCTCACGAAACACTGAACTATGACAGGATCTCCAACACTTGGGACAGGGACAGGACCAGGAATCCAAAATGGCAACCAGAGGCTGTCAACATGGCCATATCGGTGCCCACTTTATGGAACCAGGACTCGAACTGTTCGAATGCTAATCCGACCAATGAAACCACCAACCAGAATTGGGACGTTAATGCAACTTCGACGAGGAACCTGACTGACAATTGGCGTTCGACCGAGGCCAGTATGCAGTGGCAGGGCCAGAGTAATCCAACTTTTCAACAAACAAGTACGCAGAGTTTGAACGGGGAGGATTTGGATGATGTTTACAGCAACAGGCCCGCCAGTGCCAGGTCTAGCTACAGCAATTATCACGGGGTCAGAGCTACGCCTCAAGTTCCCAGTCGAACCGACATTGTCAGGCAAAGCCAACGTCAGTTTGTTCTCAGCGGTCCGCCTGCTTATCAGGATACCGTGATTTGA
- the LOC107223706 gene encoding sodium/potassium-transporting ATPase subunit beta-1-interacting protein isoform X4, producing MGICSRRHFLLTICILQLITTIERQVFDSLGFMWAPILVNFFNIIFVILGFFGAFQYRPKYIIVYCVWNILWLGWNIFLICFYLSVGILDKDSDVLNLGTGSFSWWQANGPGCKATYNVTEQEESSRPPKPANVTDCILDYQVIEVFHAGTQCLLALMAIVGGICLSRVFLEEDDSFDFVGGGDFGLAGHTPLHPISTN from the exons ATGGGAATTTGTAGCAGAAGGCACTTTCTACTGACAATATGCATCCTTCAGCTT ATCACAACAATAGAGCGTCAGGTGTTCGACTCCCTTGGTTTCATGTGGGCGCCGATActggtcaattttttcaacattatatTCGTTATTCTCGGATTTTTTGGAGCGTTTCAGTATCGGCCTAAATACATTATAGTG TATTGTGTATGGAACATACTCTGGCTTGGGTGGAacatatttttgatatgtttTTATCTCAGTGTTGGAATTTTGGACAAG GACAGCGATGTCCTGAATCTGGGCACTGGTAGCTTTTCCTGGTGGCAAGCTAATGGACCGGGATGCAAGGCTACATACAATGTAACGGAACAAGAAGAATCATCCAGACCACCAAAACCCGCCAATGTTACTGACTGTATCTTGGATTATCAAGTAATCGAAGTTTTTCATGCTGGAACGCAATGTCTTTTGGCG CTGATGGCGATAGTCGGTGGAATTTGCTTGAGTCGGGTTTTTCTTGAGGAAGATGATAGCT TTGACTTTGTCGGAGGCGGTGACTTTGGGTTGGCTGGCCACACGCCGTTACATCCCAT CAGTACAAACTAA
- the LOC107223706 gene encoding uncharacterized protein LOC107223706 isoform X2, with product MGICSRRHFLLTICILQLITTIERQVFDSLGFMWAPILVNFFNIIFVILGFFGAFQYRPKYIIVYCVWNILWLGWNIFLICFYLSVGILDKDSDVLNLGTGSFSWWQANGPGCKATYNVTEQEESSRPPKPANVTDCILDYQVIEVFHAGTQCLLALMAIVGGICLSRVFLEEDDSLQTKDKKSKKKKQPRPLYSIEYSQPEPSTNDENISPKPMTPRRVKRRSVISRDGTRRSSRRSSVRQSRRKNPVNRIIDQQENLYANTQPSNLTNQNVNSLSHETLNYDRISNTWDRDRTRNPKWQPEAVNMAISVPTLWNQDSNCSNANPTNETTNQNWDVNATSTRNLTDNWRSTEASMQWQGQSNPTFQQTSTQSLNGEDLDDVYSNRPASARSSYSNYHGVRATPQVPSRTDIVRQSQRQFVLSGPPAYQDTVI from the exons ATGGGAATTTGTAGCAGAAGGCACTTTCTACTGACAATATGCATCCTTCAGCTT ATCACAACAATAGAGCGTCAGGTGTTCGACTCCCTTGGTTTCATGTGGGCGCCGATActggtcaattttttcaacattatatTCGTTATTCTCGGATTTTTTGGAGCGTTTCAGTATCGGCCTAAATACATTATAGTG TATTGTGTATGGAACATACTCTGGCTTGGGTGGAacatatttttgatatgtttTTATCTCAGTGTTGGAATTTTGGACAAG GACAGCGATGTCCTGAATCTGGGCACTGGTAGCTTTTCCTGGTGGCAAGCTAATGGACCGGGATGCAAGGCTACATACAATGTAACGGAACAAGAAGAATCATCCAGACCACCAAAACCCGCCAATGTTACTGACTGTATCTTGGATTATCAAGTAATCGAAGTTTTTCATGCTGGAACGCAATGTCTTTTGGCG CTGATGGCGATAGTCGGTGGAATTTGCTTGAGTCGGGTTTTTCTTGAGGAAGATGATAGCT TACAAACTAAAGATAAGaagagtaaaaagaaaaagcagcCAAGGCCGTTGTACAGCATCGAGTATTCTCAACCGGAGCCATCGACAAACGACGAGAACATATCTCCAAAGCCGATGACACCCAGGAGAGTAAAACGTCGCTCTGTGATATCGAGGGACGGAACGCGGAGGTCGAGTCGAAGGAGTTCTGTGCGTCAATCGCGGCGCAAGAATCCGGTCAACAGAATAATAGATCAGCAAGAAAATCTCTACGCCAATACGCAGCCGAGTAATTTGACAAACCAAAACGTGAACTCACTGTCTCACGAAACACTGAACTATGACAGGATCTCCAACACTTGGGACAGGGACAGGACCAGGAATCCAAAATGGCAACCAGAGGCTGTCAACATGGCCATATCGGTGCCCACTTTATGGAACCAGGACTCGAACTGTTCGAATGCTAATCCGACCAATGAAACCACCAACCAGAATTGGGACGTTAATGCAACTTCGACGAGGAACCTGACTGACAATTGGCGTTCGACCGAGGCCAGTATGCAGTGGCAGGGCCAGAGTAATCCAACTTTTCAACAAACAAGTACGCAGAGTTTGAACGGGGAGGATTTGGATGATGTTTACAGCAACAGGCCCGCCAGTGCCAGGTCTAGCTACAGCAATTATCACGGGGTCAGAGCTACGCCTCAAGTTCCCAGTCGAACCGACATTGTCAGGCAAAGCCAACGTCAGTTTGTTCTCAGCGGTCCGCCTGCTTATCAGGATACCGTGATTTGA
- the LOC107223706 gene encoding sodium/potassium-transporting ATPase subunit beta-1-interacting protein isoform X6, with translation MGICSRRHFLLTICILQLITTIERQVFDSLGFMWAPILVNFFNIIFVILGFFGAFQYRPKYIIVYCVWNILWLGWNIFLICFYLSVGILDKDSDVLNLGTGSFSWWQANGPGCKATYNVTEQEESSRPPKPANVTDCILDYQVIEVFHAGTQCLLALMAIVGGICLSRVFLEEDDSFDFIGGFDPPLC, from the exons ATGGGAATTTGTAGCAGAAGGCACTTTCTACTGACAATATGCATCCTTCAGCTT ATCACAACAATAGAGCGTCAGGTGTTCGACTCCCTTGGTTTCATGTGGGCGCCGATActggtcaattttttcaacattatatTCGTTATTCTCGGATTTTTTGGAGCGTTTCAGTATCGGCCTAAATACATTATAGTG TATTGTGTATGGAACATACTCTGGCTTGGGTGGAacatatttttgatatgtttTTATCTCAGTGTTGGAATTTTGGACAAG GACAGCGATGTCCTGAATCTGGGCACTGGTAGCTTTTCCTGGTGGCAAGCTAATGGACCGGGATGCAAGGCTACATACAATGTAACGGAACAAGAAGAATCATCCAGACCACCAAAACCCGCCAATGTTACTGACTGTATCTTGGATTATCAAGTAATCGAAGTTTTTCATGCTGGAACGCAATGTCTTTTGGCG CTGATGGCGATAGTCGGTGGAATTTGCTTGAGTCGGGTTTTTCTTGAGGAAGATGATAGCT TTGATTTCATTGGTGGATTTGACCCACCACTTTG TTGA
- the LOC107223696 gene encoding THAP domain-containing protein 3 isoform X2: MGFCCFCKKIEKIHSSVHFFKFPKQNYKEWVKNMGREDWVPKKYDTLCSDHFTIDCFDYGEYRVRLRKGVVPTIFGHIDNGKNHHKEAVIFPREITNCRNKNLDLKSDTRKLMPMICSETSQTPSFTFPGSHDCEQRNDVNNTEDSHGEDKILPSSSIEVVTPRATSAIQVTPTTRERGRRLVQHDHHYVDTPETLKKKLNAARLRISKFQSERKCLAQQVKRSKVVIKSMKSVILALQEKKMVSETGLYSLQGRESKPAQLFIRMIENKQKRHHVKKSTHLSSRTSL; encoded by the exons ATGGggttttgttgtttttgtaagaaaatagagaaaatacATTCGTCGGTGCATTTTTTCAA GTTTCCTAAGCAAAATTACAAGGAATGGGTGAAAAATATGGGTCGGGAAGATTGGGTACCAAAGAAGTATGATACCTTGTGCTCGGATCACTTTACCATCGATTGTTTTGATTATGGAGAATATCGGGTTCGATTAAGAAAAGGAGTTGTACCAACAATTTTTGGACACATTGATAATGGAAAAA ACCATCATAAGGAAGCAGTTATTTTCCCTCGAGAAATAACCAACTGCAGAAACAAAAACTTGGATTTAAAATCTGACACCAGGAAATTGATGCCAATGATATGTTCCGAGACATCACAGACTCCTTCGTTCACATTCCCTGGTTCTCATGATTGTGAGCAACGCAATG ATGTGAATAATACAGAAGATTCGCATGGTGAGGATAAAATACTGCCATCTTCGTCGATTGAAGTGGTAACACCGCGTGCTACATCCGCGATACAGGTTACACCAACGACTCGAGAACGTGGGAGACGGTTGGTTCAGCATGATCATCATTACGTTGACACGCCTGAgacattgaagaaaaaactaaaTGCTGCTCGTTTACGTATATCAAAGTTCCAGTCTGAAAGAAAGTGTTTGGCACAGCAGGTGAAAAGGTCAAAAGTAGTCATCAAATCAATGAAGTCTGTAATTTTAGCGTTgcaggaaaagaaaatggtcTCCGAAACAGGTTTGTACAGTCTGCAAGGCAGGGAATCGAAACCAGCTCAATTGTTCATTCGTATGATtgagaataaacaaaaacgaCATCATGTCAAGAAAAGTACCCACTTGAGCTCCAGAACTTCACTTTAA